One Microbacterium marinum genomic window, GCCTGCGGCCACGCGACCGCGGCTGCGCCGGCCCCGCTGCAGCCCGACCCCGCCCACGAGGCGGTCCATCCAGCCGCGCACGGCCCAGAGGAAGGGGGACGAGTACCAGCCGTTCTCGCCGCCGATGCCGACGATCACCCGCCACAGCTTGTCGGGCGCGGCCGTCGTCGTCGCCGACTTCACGTCGGTGAACACCGTGCGGCCCGCCCAATCGGGGTCGCTCGGCAGCGGGTCGCTCGGCACCGAGCTCACCTCGGCATCCTGCCAACTCGTCTCCACGGCGTCCGATTCCACGCGGCGCAGCGCCAAGCGCACCGCCTCGCGGTACGGCGTGAGACCGCCCTCGGGCCGGGGCAGCAGATCATCGACGGAGTGGTCGTCCATCACGCACTCGTTCTGCAGGGACGCGATCAGCGGCCGCGCGATCGCGCGGGGCACCGGCGTCACCAGGTTCACCCAGTGCGACGCGAGGCCCGGGGTGAGCACCGGGAGCGCCGCGATGGCCCGCTGGCGGAGCCCGGCCTCGAGGGCGTAGCCGTTCATCATCTGCCCGTAGCGCAGCACGTCGGGCCCGCCGATGTCGACCGCCCGGTTCACGTCCGGCCCCACGCGCGCCGCCGCGAGCAGGTAGTGCAGCACATCGCGGACGGCGATCGGCTGGATGCGGTTCCTCACCCATTTCGGCGCCGGCATGTACGGAAGCACCTCGGTCAGGTGCCGGATCATCTCGAACGAGGCGGACCCCGAGCCGATGACGACCCCCGCCTGCAGCACCAGCGTCGGCACTCCGCTGGCCAGGAGGGTCTCCCCCACCTCGACCCGGGAGCGCAGATGCGGACTCAGCGCGACTCCGGACGGGTGCAGCCCGCCCAGGTACACGATTCGCCCGACGGATGCCGCGGCCGCGGCCTCCGCGACGACGCGAGCAGCACGCAGGTCCTTCGCCTCGAAGTCGGTTCCTCCGCCCATCGAGTGGATCAGGTAGAAGACGACGTCGACATCCGCCATCGCTCGAGCCGCGGCATCCGCGTCGTCCGCGGAACCCTCAGCCACCTCCACCTCGGCGCCCCACACGAAGGCGTTCACCCGGTCAGGCGTGCGGGCCAGCACGCGAACCCGGTAGCCGGCGGCGAGCAGTCGGGGGACGAGCCTGCCGCCGATGTACCCGGTGCCGCCGAGCACGAGCGCGCGGGGCGCCGAACCGTCGGAGCGCGGGAGCGCCTGAAGCCCGGGCTCGCGGCCGGTGGGCGCCGAGAGAACGTCGTCGGAGGGCTTCGGAATCGACTCTGCCATGCCGCCACGGTAGGACTCCTCCCTCGCGCTCGCACACGGTTGCCGCAACGGACAGAACGCGGTAGGACGGCCCGGAACGCCTCCCCCACTGTTGTCAAGACCCCGACCCGAAAGGTGCGCTCACCGGCCGTTCCCGTATCGTGGAAAGATGCCTAGATCTTCCCGGAAGTCCGCGGCTCTGCCCTCCACGCCCTCGCTCACCCACCCGAGCGACCCGCCCCGCCTCGAGGTCGACGACGTCATCGTCGTCGACAAGAAGCGCATCCGCACCGCCATCGGCGGCACGGTCGTCGGCAATTTCATGGAGTGGTTCGACTTCGGGATCTACGGCTATCTCGCCGTCACCCTCGCGGTCGTCTTCACCGCAGACCTCCCCGACCCGTGGGGACTTCTGGTGACCCTGCTCGGGTTCGCGATCTCGTTCCTCGTCCGCCCGATCGGCGGGCTCGTGCTCGGCCCGCTGGGCGACAAGATCGGCCGGCAGAAGGTCCTCTTCTTCACGATGGCGATGATGGCCGTCGCCACGGCGCTGATCGGTGTCCTGCCCACGAGCGCGCAGATCGGCCTGTGGGCCATCGTCCCGCTGTACGTCCTGAAGATGGTCCAGGGATTCTCCACTGGCGGCGAGTACGCGGGTGCGACGACCTACGTCGCCGAATTCTCCCCCGACCGTCGCCGCGGCTTCTGGTCATCGTGGCTCGATCTCGGCTCGTACGTCGGCTTCGCCGCGGGCGCGTCGGTCGTGGCGCTCACGACGGTGATCACCCAGGGCATCTGGGGTGAGGACGCGATGGTCGAGTTCGGGTGGCGCATCCCGTTCCTCGTCGCGATCCCGCTCGGCATCGTCGCGATCTGGTTCCGCTTGAAGATCCCTGAGACCCCCGCCTACGAGAGCACCGCCGGCCGCGAGGACGAGATCTCCCCCGACGACCCGCTCGCGCGTCACGGCATCGGCGGCATCCTGCGTCACCACTGGCGGGAGGTCCTCATCGGCATCGCGATCGTCGCGGCGACCAACACCGCCGGCTACGCGCTCACCAGCTACATGCCCACCTACCTCGAGAACGAGGTGGGCATCTCCAACCTGGGCGCGGCGGTCGCCACGGTTCCCGTCCTCATCGTGATGTCGGCCTGCCTCCCTCTCATCGGCCTCCTCAGCGACCGGATCGGCCGTCGGCCGGTGTACCTCATCGCGGCCGGGTCGACACTCGTGCTGATGGTGCCGGCGTTCGCGGTCATGCAGATCGGCGAGGAGTGGGCGGTGTTCATCGCCCTCGCGATGGTCGCGATCCCGGTCGCGTTCTACGTGGCGGTGTCGGCGTCGGCGCTGCCGGCCCTCTTCCCGACGGCGTCCCGCTTCGGCGCGATGGCCATCGCCTACAACGTGTCGGTGTCGCTCTTCGGCGGAACGACGCCCCTCTTCAGCCAGGGCCTGATCGAACTCACCGGCAACACCTACATGCCGGCGTTCTACATCATGTTCTTCGCGGCGCTCGGCGCTGTCGCCTTGCTCTCGATGCGCGAGAGCGCGGGGCGTCCCCTCCTCGGGTCGGTACCCACGGTCGAGACCGTCGCAGAGGCCGAGCACGTCGTCGAGCACCAGGACGAGGATCCCCGCATCGACACCTCGACCATGCCGATCCCGCTCGTGCGCTCCTGAGTTCCGTCAGAGCGTGATGGCGAACGCCTGCACCCCTGCGTGCGACGGGAGCGGGGCGAACCCGAGCTTCGTGTAGA contains:
- a CDS encoding SDR family oxidoreductase, which gives rise to MAESIPKPSDDVLSAPTGREPGLQALPRSDGSAPRALVLGGTGYIGGRLVPRLLAAGYRVRVLARTPDRVNAFVWGAEVEVAEGSADDADAAARAMADVDVVFYLIHSMGGGTDFEAKDLRAARVVAEAAAAASVGRIVYLGGLHPSGVALSPHLRSRVEVGETLLASGVPTLVLQAGVVIGSGSASFEMIRHLTEVLPYMPAPKWVRNRIQPIAVRDVLHYLLAAARVGPDVNRAVDIGGPDVLRYGQMMNGYALEAGLRQRAIAALPVLTPGLASHWVNLVTPVPRAIARPLIASLQNECVMDDHSVDDLLPRPEGGLTPYREAVRLALRRVESDAVETSWQDAEVSSVPSDPLPSDPDWAGRTVFTDVKSATTTAAPDKLWRVIVGIGGENGWYSSPFLWAVRGWMDRLVGGVGLQRGRRSRGRVAAGDAIDFWRVEAVEPGTLLRLRAEMKVPGLAWLELRASPEGAGSRYDQRAVFFPRGLAGRLYWLAVLPFHGFIFRGMANRIAAAAEAGDDRSRR
- a CDS encoding MFS transporter; amino-acid sequence: MPRSSRKSAALPSTPSLTHPSDPPRLEVDDVIVVDKKRIRTAIGGTVVGNFMEWFDFGIYGYLAVTLAVVFTADLPDPWGLLVTLLGFAISFLVRPIGGLVLGPLGDKIGRQKVLFFTMAMMAVATALIGVLPTSAQIGLWAIVPLYVLKMVQGFSTGGEYAGATTYVAEFSPDRRRGFWSSWLDLGSYVGFAAGASVVALTTVITQGIWGEDAMVEFGWRIPFLVAIPLGIVAIWFRLKIPETPAYESTAGREDEISPDDPLARHGIGGILRHHWREVLIGIAIVAATNTAGYALTSYMPTYLENEVGISNLGAAVATVPVLIVMSACLPLIGLLSDRIGRRPVYLIAAGSTLVLMVPAFAVMQIGEEWAVFIALAMVAIPVAFYVAVSASALPALFPTASRFGAMAIAYNVSVSLFGGTTPLFSQGLIELTGNTYMPAFYIMFFAALGAVALLSMRESAGRPLLGSVPTVETVAEAEHVVEHQDEDPRIDTSTMPIPLVRS